The following are from one region of the uncultured Hyphomonas sp. genome:
- the ccoP gene encoding cytochrome-c oxidase, cbb3-type subunit III, producing MSETDKEVDVLSGVETTGHSWDGIKELNNPLPRWWLYIWYGTIFWAILYMIAMPAWPSLPGMGGRNTPGMLGMSDRDAVAESVATLHAERSAASAQLLDASLQDIQNNLDLQQFAMAMGESAFGDNCATCHGSGGRGAKGYPMLADDVWLWDGTLDGIEQTVRHGIRHEEDPETRFSAMPAFGHDGLLTSTQIDDLVQYVLSVSGHEANASEAMRGKELFQTNCASCHGIDAKGSRDVGAPNLTDADWLYGSSPDDIRATITNARNSHMPAWQGRLDDATIKALAVYVHSLGGGE from the coding sequence ATGAGTGAGACCGACAAGGAAGTTGATGTCCTGTCCGGCGTGGAAACAACCGGGCATTCCTGGGATGGCATCAAGGAGCTGAACAACCCCCTTCCCCGCTGGTGGCTGTATATCTGGTATGGCACGATCTTCTGGGCGATCCTCTACATGATCGCCATGCCAGCCTGGCCGTCGCTACCGGGTATGGGCGGGCGTAACACGCCTGGTATGCTCGGCATGTCTGACCGTGATGCGGTCGCAGAAAGCGTCGCGACGCTGCATGCTGAACGCAGTGCGGCATCGGCCCAGCTGCTGGATGCGTCTCTGCAGGACATTCAGAACAATCTGGACCTGCAGCAATTCGCCATGGCGATGGGAGAAAGTGCCTTTGGTGACAACTGTGCCACTTGCCACGGCTCAGGCGGCCGGGGTGCCAAAGGCTACCCGATGCTGGCCGACGACGTCTGGCTTTGGGACGGTACGCTCGATGGTATCGAGCAGACGGTGCGCCATGGCATTCGTCATGAGGAAGATCCGGAAACCCGGTTCTCCGCCATGCCAGCCTTTGGACATGATGGCCTGCTGACTTCGACGCAGATCGATGATCTGGTTCAATATGTTCTCAGCGTCAGCGGTCACGAAGCGAATGCAAGTGAAGCAATGCGTGGGAAAGAGCTGTTCCAGACGAACTGCGCTAGCTGCCATGGTATTGATGCCAAAGGCTCCCGCGATGTCGGCGCCCCGAACCTCACAGATGCCGATTGGCTCTATGGTTCGAGCCCGGACGACATCCGCGCCACCATCACGAATGCCCGTAACTCCCACATGCCGGCATGGCAGGGTCGTCTTGACGACGCCACCATCAAGGCGCTGGCCGTTTACGTGCACTCCCTCGGTGGCGGCGAGTAA
- the ccoS gene encoding cbb3-type cytochrome oxidase assembly protein CcoS — MAGILFLIPIALFMGLLGLGAFIWSVRSGQFDDPVGSANRILIDEDKPL, encoded by the coding sequence ATGGCCGGAATTCTGTTTCTTATCCCGATCGCCCTCTTCATGGGCCTACTCGGACTGGGGGCATTCATCTGGTCCGTGCGCTCCGGTCAGTTCGATGATCCCGTTGGCTCAGCGAACCGTATTCTGATCGACGAAGACAAACCGCTTTAG
- a CDS encoding FixH family protein, giving the protein MHATATRKSFRLSGLHVFLLLCAFFGFMFIVNGIFLWAALSSFPGEDEHKSYLQGLHYNEAISARRIQEQQGWSAQIGLTPTETGDRLVVRLLDRNGTPLPTQDIQAQLRRTVTGVEDVPIVLQRGPDGDYFADITLLDKGVWEARVQAAVPYRTDEVEFVASKKLLIP; this is encoded by the coding sequence ATGCACGCGACAGCCACCAGAAAATCATTCCGCCTGAGCGGTTTGCATGTGTTCCTGCTTCTCTGCGCCTTCTTCGGGTTCATGTTTATCGTGAACGGCATCTTCCTTTGGGCGGCCTTGAGCTCCTTCCCCGGAGAGGACGAACACAAGTCTTACCTGCAAGGTCTTCACTACAATGAAGCGATCTCGGCGCGCCGGATCCAGGAACAACAGGGCTGGTCCGCCCAGATTGGCCTGACGCCGACCGAGACCGGGGATCGCCTTGTCGTCCGGCTTCTGGATCGCAATGGAACGCCATTGCCAACTCAGGACATTCAGGCGCAACTGCGTCGGACGGTGACCGGCGTGGAAGATGTGCCAATTGTCCTGCAACGCGGTCCTGACGGTGACTATTTCGCCGATATTACCCTGCTCGACAAAGGTGTCTGGGAAGCGCGCGTTCAGGCGGCTGTGCCCTACCGTACCGATGAGGTCGAGTTCGTCGCGAGCAAGAAACTGCTTATCCCATGA
- a CDS encoding cbb3-type cytochrome c oxidase subunit 3, with amino-acid sequence MHETLSKFAQTWGLGFFVLMFAVAVAYALWPSNKEKFQAAARTPLDEGEPGDE; translated from the coding sequence ATGCATGAGACTCTGTCAAAATTTGCCCAGACATGGGGCCTGGGCTTCTTCGTTCTGATGTTTGCCGTCGCTGTTGCTTACGCATTGTGGCCGTCAAACAAGGAAAAATTCCAAGCAGCGGCCCGTACGCCGCTCGATGAAGGGGAACCTGGAGATGAGTGA
- the ccoG gene encoding cytochrome c oxidase accessory protein CcoG encodes MTTVIDHTKSNETPPSLYEGRKQIYPKLAHGKFRTIKWIVMAVTLGIYYILPWIRWPRGPGIPDQAVLADFEGEKFYFFWFEIWPQELYYLAGLLIMATLGLFLVTSLFGRAWCGYTCPQTVWTDLYIWVERAFEGDRAARMRLDAQPWSFNKAWRKLGKHLIWLVIAFWTGGAFILYWHDAPTVAKGWFTGQAPLTAYFFAGILTFTTYFLAGWMREQVCTYMCPWPRIQGALTDENALNVTYRFDRGEPRGAHRKGESWEGRGDCIDCKQCVQVCPMGIDIRDGAQLECIHCALCIDACDDMMKKIGRPTGLIAYDTDVAVADRAAGRKPTYKILRPRTLLYAALMLIIGSMVSFGYFNKSSFEVNVLKDRSPPFVRLSDGDIRNGYTLKLVNKAASKRHVEIEIKGLNGAELQMIGLPTEEDGSVELDLNGHGVSRFRMLVTRSSDDKTPRVDYTVLVKDTATGETEDAAAVFVQGDN; translated from the coding sequence ATGACGACTGTCATAGATCACACGAAGTCCAACGAGACTCCCCCGTCCCTTTATGAAGGGCGGAAACAGATCTACCCGAAACTCGCCCATGGCAAGTTCCGGACGATCAAGTGGATCGTGATGGCCGTCACCCTGGGCATCTATTATATTCTGCCCTGGATCCGCTGGCCGCGTGGGCCAGGTATTCCCGACCAGGCCGTTCTGGCAGATTTCGAAGGTGAGAAATTCTACTTTTTCTGGTTCGAAATCTGGCCACAGGAATTGTACTACCTTGCCGGGCTGCTGATTATGGCAACGCTCGGTCTGTTTCTGGTGACGTCCCTCTTCGGCCGGGCCTGGTGTGGTTACACCTGCCCACAGACCGTTTGGACAGACCTCTACATCTGGGTCGAGCGCGCGTTCGAAGGAGACCGTGCTGCACGCATGCGTCTCGATGCTCAGCCCTGGTCATTCAACAAGGCCTGGCGGAAGCTGGGCAAACACCTGATCTGGCTTGTGATCGCATTCTGGACCGGGGGGGCCTTCATCCTTTACTGGCACGATGCGCCAACGGTTGCGAAGGGCTGGTTCACGGGTCAGGCGCCGCTGACGGCCTATTTCTTTGCAGGTATCCTGACGTTCACGACCTATTTTCTTGCGGGTTGGATGCGTGAGCAGGTCTGCACCTATATGTGCCCATGGCCTCGTATCCAGGGTGCCCTGACCGACGAGAACGCCCTCAATGTGACCTACAGGTTCGATCGCGGCGAACCCCGCGGCGCGCACCGCAAAGGTGAGAGCTGGGAAGGCCGCGGTGACTGCATCGATTGCAAACAATGCGTTCAGGTCTGCCCGATGGGCATCGACATTCGCGACGGAGCGCAACTCGAGTGCATCCACTGCGCATTGTGCATCGATGCATGCGACGACATGATGAAAAAGATCGGCCGCCCGACCGGATTGATCGCCTACGACACAGACGTCGCAGTTGCAGACCGGGCAGCTGGCCGGAAGCCGACTTATAAGATTCTGCGCCCGCGCACCCTGCTCTATGCTGCGCTGATGCTGATCATCGGCTCCATGGTCTCTTTCGGTTACTTCAACAAATCGTCCTTTGAAGTGAACGTTCTGAAGGACCGCTCTCCGCCGTTTGTTCGCCTGTCTGATGGCGATATCCGGAACGGTTACACATTGAAACTGGTCAACAAGGCAGCTTCGAAGCGCCATGTTGAGATCGAGATCAAAGGCCTTAACGGTGCCGAACTCCAGATGATCGGCCTGCCAACCGAAGAAGACGGCTCTGTGGAACTGGACCTGAATGGTCATGGCGTTTCCCGGTTCCGCATGCTGGTCACCCGGAGTTCTGACGACAAGACCCCACGGGTCGACTATACTGTGCTCGTTAAAGACACTGCGACTGGCGAAACAGAAGACGCCGCCGCCGTCTTTGTTCAGGGAGACAACTGA
- the lpdA gene encoding dihydrolipoyl dehydrogenase, protein MSTQYDLIVIGSGPGGYVTAIRASQLGLKTAIVEREALGGICLNWGCIPTKALLRSAEVLYLAKHAKDFGLVIDKADFDLQAVVKRSRNVASQLSNGVKFLMKKNKIDVLEGTARLEKGTPAPKVIVKGKDGKDASYQSKHVILATGARARDIPQAGLVADGKLIWTYREAMTPDVMPKRLLVIGSGAIGIEFASFYNELGADVTVVEVMDRILPVEDEEISKLAEKEFKKQGLNIVTGAKVENVKAGKSTVTADITDKNGKKATQEFDRAILAVGIVGNVENLGLEALGAKIEKTHVVVDGFGKTGVPGLYAIGDLTGPPWLAHKASHEGVSCVEAIAGKGHAEPFDTSNIPGCTYAHPQVASVGLTEKAAKEKGYDIKVGRFSFIGNGKAIALGEQDGLTKVIFDKKTGELLGAHMIGAEVTELIQGYVIARQGELTELDLAHTVFAHPTISETMHEAVLDAEGRVLHL, encoded by the coding sequence ATGAGCACCCAATACGACCTCATCGTGATCGGTTCCGGCCCTGGCGGCTATGTGACCGCCATCCGCGCAAGCCAGCTCGGCCTGAAGACGGCCATCGTGGAGCGCGAGGCGCTTGGCGGCATTTGCCTGAACTGGGGCTGTATCCCCACCAAGGCGCTGCTGCGTTCGGCCGAGGTGCTCTACCTCGCCAAGCACGCCAAGGATTTCGGCCTCGTCATCGACAAGGCGGACTTTGATCTGCAAGCCGTCGTGAAGCGCTCACGTAACGTGGCGAGCCAGCTGTCGAATGGCGTGAAGTTCCTCATGAAGAAGAACAAGATCGACGTTCTGGAAGGTACCGCGCGCCTTGAGAAAGGCACACCTGCGCCGAAAGTCATCGTGAAGGGCAAGGACGGGAAGGACGCGTCCTACCAGTCCAAACACGTGATCCTCGCCACTGGCGCCCGCGCCCGCGATATCCCGCAGGCCGGCCTCGTCGCGGACGGTAAATTGATCTGGACCTATCGCGAAGCCATGACGCCTGACGTCATGCCCAAGCGGTTGCTCGTCATCGGTTCCGGGGCAATCGGGATCGAGTTTGCCAGCTTCTACAATGAACTCGGCGCTGACGTGACCGTGGTGGAAGTCATGGACCGCATCCTGCCGGTCGAGGATGAGGAAATCTCGAAACTCGCCGAAAAGGAATTCAAGAAGCAGGGGCTGAACATCGTCACCGGGGCGAAGGTGGAAAACGTCAAGGCCGGCAAGTCTACGGTCACCGCCGACATCACGGACAAGAACGGCAAGAAAGCCACGCAGGAATTCGACCGGGCCATCCTCGCTGTCGGCATTGTCGGCAATGTCGAGAACCTCGGCCTCGAAGCGCTCGGTGCGAAAATAGAGAAGACGCACGTCGTGGTCGATGGCTTCGGCAAGACCGGTGTGCCGGGGCTCTACGCCATCGGCGATCTCACGGGCCCGCCCTGGCTGGCCCACAAGGCGAGCCATGAAGGCGTCTCATGCGTGGAAGCCATAGCCGGGAAGGGCCATGCCGAGCCATTCGATACGTCAAATATCCCTGGCTGCACTTACGCCCACCCGCAGGTCGCCAGCGTTGGCCTGACGGAGAAGGCGGCAAAGGAAAAGGGCTACGACATCAAGGTCGGCCGGTTCTCCTTTATCGGGAATGGCAAAGCCATCGCGCTCGGCGAACAGGATGGGCTGACCAAGGTTATCTTTGACAAGAAGACCGGGGAGCTGCTCGGCGCGCACATGATCGGTGCCGAAGTGACAGAGCTGATCCAGGGATATGTGATCGCACGTCAGGGAGAGCTGACGGAACTGGATCTCGCGCACACCGTGTTCGCCCACCCGACGATTTCGGAAACCATGCATGAGGCCGTGCTCGACGCGGAAGGCCGCGTTCTGCATCTCTAG
- the ccoO gene encoding cytochrome-c oxidase, cbb3-type subunit II — translation MGLMKKHETLERHSLALTLGILIVVAIGGIVEIAPLFYLENTIEKVEGMRPYTPLELAGRNIYMREGCYVCHSQMIRPLRDEVERYGHYSLAAESMYDHPFQWGSKRTGPDLARVGGKYSDSWHVDHLKDPRSMVPETVMPPYAFLADNTLHFDTIGDSLKTLRFEGVPYTDEMIENAQADLIAQADPDADYDAQDALVARYDEAADREGSVRIADYDGNPEKVTELDALIAYLQMVGTLVDFSAYEADDLDNRR, via the coding sequence ATGGGCTTGATGAAAAAGCACGAAACGCTTGAGCGTCACTCTCTGGCTCTCACGCTTGGCATCCTGATCGTCGTTGCCATCGGCGGAATCGTGGAGATCGCACCCCTCTTCTATCTCGAAAACACGATCGAGAAAGTTGAAGGGATGCGTCCCTACACGCCGCTCGAACTGGCCGGCCGTAACATCTACATGCGAGAGGGCTGCTATGTCTGCCACTCCCAGATGATTCGGCCGCTCCGGGACGAGGTGGAACGGTACGGCCACTACTCGCTGGCTGCAGAAAGCATGTACGATCACCCGTTCCAGTGGGGCTCCAAACGGACAGGGCCTGACCTTGCCCGTGTCGGAGGCAAATATTCGGACTCCTGGCATGTGGATCACCTGAAAGATCCGCGGTCCATGGTGCCCGAGACGGTTATGCCTCCGTACGCCTTCCTGGCGGACAACACGCTCCACTTCGATACAATCGGCGACAGCCTCAAAACACTGCGCTTCGAAGGGGTTCCGTACACCGACGAAATGATCGAGAACGCACAGGCCGACCTGATCGCTCAAGCAGATCCCGATGCAGACTACGATGCGCAAGACGCACTCGTTGCCCGCTATGACGAGGCTGCAGATCGGGAAGGATCCGTCCGGATCGCTGACTATGACGGCAACCCGGAAAAGGTGACCGAGCTCGATGCGCTGATCGCTTACCTTCAGATGGTTGGCACACTGGTGGACTTCTCCGCCTATGAAGCCGACGACCTGGATAACCGCAGGTAA
- a CDS encoding heavy metal translocating P-type ATPase — protein MSTTDVLAHTRDWSLGDTPDQESPFAGLSAFVQKSGKLQHLELHVSGAKCAGCLAKIEKSVSALEGVSEARLNLSTGKFIVTWQGPLPASQIAETVSGLGYGVSAAAETDADEVQRKEERELLLSMGVAAFAAANIMLLSVSVWAGAGEMGANTKQIMHAISGVIALPAVAFSGRPFFRSAWSVLKRGRANMDVPISLAIVLAFSVSVVETIRGGEHAYFDAAAMLIFFLLIGRFLDARVRRRACSAANDLAGMSNRAVTRIDCDGNAIKVNPGVVAPGDNILLAQGERAVVDMALSDEFCELDESLVTGESAPHVLSKGMRIYAGAVNLSGPIQAKALSRASDSLLADIGRMLEAGEQRRSAYRKIADKAVALYVPFVHSAAALTFIGWMLAGAGFREAILIAVSTLIITCPCALALAAPVAHVVAAGKLFQRGIFLKSGDALERFASVDRIVLDKTGTLSLGVPQLSDGTDKDIIADAALLARASRHPLSRAISDAAGPGPVVANAKELPGCGLEATVDGELWRLGSGRWIGIDNGNSHTRNLYLQRGDQDPVALEFSDRLIPGTEDAITALENAGYQTEILSGDTEERVSEVARELGVSNYRSAASPRDKAAYLETLRDQGHKVLMVGDGLNDAGALSLAHASVTPGTAIDISQAASDAVYSGGIASLPMLLKVSKRTRSVMLENFTFAALYNLVAIPIAVTGHATPLVAALAMSFSSVAVSLNAIRLAAFTEGK, from the coding sequence ATGAGCACGACGGACGTCCTCGCGCACACGCGTGACTGGTCCCTCGGCGACACACCAGATCAGGAGTCGCCCTTTGCGGGCCTCTCGGCGTTCGTGCAAAAAAGTGGCAAGCTCCAACACTTGGAGCTGCATGTATCAGGCGCAAAATGCGCCGGATGCCTTGCCAAGATCGAGAAATCAGTCAGCGCGCTGGAGGGTGTCTCCGAAGCGCGCCTGAACTTGTCCACCGGCAAGTTCATTGTCACTTGGCAAGGCCCCCTGCCCGCTTCACAGATTGCTGAAACGGTTTCCGGCCTCGGCTACGGCGTCAGCGCGGCCGCGGAAACAGACGCAGACGAAGTCCAGCGCAAGGAGGAGCGTGAGCTCCTGCTCTCCATGGGCGTCGCTGCATTTGCTGCTGCGAACATCATGCTGCTGTCGGTTTCTGTCTGGGCTGGCGCGGGTGAGATGGGCGCGAATACCAAACAGATCATGCACGCCATTTCCGGCGTAATTGCCCTGCCCGCGGTCGCCTTCTCAGGCCGGCCATTCTTCCGTTCCGCCTGGTCGGTACTGAAGCGCGGGCGAGCGAATATGGACGTGCCAATTTCTCTGGCCATCGTTCTGGCTTTTTCCGTCAGCGTCGTTGAAACGATCCGCGGCGGCGAGCACGCCTATTTCGATGCCGCCGCCATGTTGATCTTTTTCCTGCTTATCGGCCGGTTTCTGGACGCGCGCGTCAGGCGCCGGGCCTGCTCTGCAGCGAATGACCTTGCCGGCATGTCCAACCGGGCGGTCACAAGGATCGACTGCGATGGAAATGCCATCAAGGTGAACCCTGGCGTGGTTGCGCCGGGCGACAACATCCTGCTGGCTCAGGGTGAGCGGGCAGTCGTGGACATGGCCCTCTCTGACGAGTTTTGTGAACTCGACGAAAGTCTGGTCACCGGAGAGAGCGCGCCTCACGTCCTGTCAAAAGGCATGCGGATCTATGCAGGGGCCGTAAATCTTTCTGGCCCCATTCAGGCAAAAGCGCTTTCACGCGCGTCTGACTCCCTGCTCGCAGACATTGGCCGGATGCTCGAAGCGGGTGAGCAACGGCGGTCTGCGTATCGCAAAATCGCGGATAAGGCCGTCGCCTTGTATGTTCCGTTCGTACACTCGGCTGCCGCGCTGACCTTTATCGGGTGGATGCTGGCTGGTGCGGGCTTCCGCGAAGCCATTCTGATTGCGGTTTCAACGCTCATCATTACGTGCCCTTGCGCCCTCGCCCTGGCCGCTCCGGTCGCTCATGTGGTTGCTGCGGGCAAACTGTTTCAGCGCGGTATCTTTCTGAAATCGGGAGATGCCCTCGAACGCTTTGCATCGGTTGACCGGATCGTTCTGGACAAAACAGGCACGTTATCTCTTGGTGTTCCACAGCTGAGTGATGGGACGGACAAGGATATTATCGCCGATGCCGCCCTTCTGGCGCGTGCCAGCCGCCACCCGCTCTCACGCGCCATCTCTGACGCGGCAGGTCCGGGCCCGGTTGTTGCCAATGCGAAAGAGCTGCCCGGTTGCGGGCTGGAGGCGACCGTTGATGGCGAGCTCTGGCGTCTGGGATCCGGCCGCTGGATCGGGATAGACAACGGCAATTCCCATACCCGAAATCTTTATCTTCAACGCGGCGATCAGGATCCGGTCGCACTGGAGTTTTCAGATCGGCTGATCCCCGGTACCGAAGATGCGATCACCGCCCTTGAAAACGCCGGATACCAAACGGAGATCCTGTCCGGGGACACTGAAGAACGTGTCTCGGAAGTCGCGCGCGAACTTGGGGTTTCTAACTACAGATCCGCGGCATCCCCGCGTGACAAGGCCGCCTATCTGGAAACGCTACGCGATCAGGGGCACAAAGTCCTGATGGTCGGTGATGGCTTGAATGATGCTGGCGCGCTTTCTTTGGCACACGCATCGGTCACGCCCGGAACAGCCATCGACATTAGCCAGGCGGCCAGCGATGCGGTCTATTCGGGCGGCATTGCGTCGCTGCCTATGCTGTTGAAAGTTTCCAAGCGCACGCGGAGCGTGATGCTGGAAAACTTCACATTTGCAGCGCTCTACAACCTCGTGGCCATTCCTATTGCGGTGACTGGCCATGCCACACCGCTGGTGGCTGCGCTTGCAATGTCCTTTTCGTCTGTGGCTGTATCACTGAACGCGATCCGTCTCGCAGCATTTACCGAAGGAAAGTGA
- the pxpA gene encoding 5-oxoprolinase subunit PxpA — protein sequence MSSRICLNADVGELPGDNGRALDRAILDVVTRCNIACGGHAGDDESMAATIHAATARSVLIGAHPSYPDREGFGRTRPNISDEALEQSLLLQVRTLKAIAQGQGTSIAHLKPHGSLYNDAARNEGLAEKVVSICQLCGIPELLGPPDSALAHKAGEVGLVFVAEAFADRSYEADGSLTPRALPGAVMTEEDKQLAQALSIIVAGEVSARTGECVRLQAQTICLHGDTPGAAESAFALKTALIARGIEIAA from the coding sequence ATGAGTAGCCGAATTTGCCTCAATGCCGATGTGGGGGAGCTGCCCGGTGACAATGGCCGGGCGCTCGACCGTGCGATTCTGGACGTCGTGACCCGGTGCAACATCGCCTGCGGCGGTCATGCCGGGGATGATGAGAGCATGGCGGCGACGATCCACGCTGCCACCGCGCGAAGCGTTCTGATCGGGGCACACCCTTCCTATCCAGATCGCGAAGGTTTTGGCCGAACGCGCCCGAATATCAGCGATGAGGCCCTGGAACAGTCACTTCTTTTGCAGGTGCGGACCTTAAAGGCGATTGCCCAAGGGCAGGGCACGTCCATCGCGCACCTGAAGCCACATGGCTCGCTCTATAATGATGCAGCCAGGAACGAGGGGCTGGCCGAAAAGGTCGTCTCCATCTGCCAGCTGTGCGGCATTCCAGAACTGCTCGGCCCGCCGGACTCCGCTCTGGCGCACAAAGCAGGAGAGGTGGGGCTTGTCTTCGTCGCAGAAGCATTTGCCGACCGGTCCTATGAAGCGGATGGCAGCCTCACCCCCCGCGCACTGCCCGGCGCAGTCATGACCGAAGAGGACAAACAACTGGCGCAGGCCTTGTCTATCATTGTTGCGGGAGAAGTCTCTGCGCGAACCGGCGAGTGCGTGCGGCTTCAGGCGCAAACGATCTGCCTGCACGGTGACACCCCCGGGGCTGCTGAGTCAGCCTTCGCGTTGAAAACAGCGCTGATCGCGCGCGGCATAGAGATCGCGGCCTGA
- a CDS encoding carboxyltransferase domain-containing protein, with protein sequence MPAFHLFFLGDDAVAVQPDDRALRHPLAKALRDSGQWVDTVPGKEVVSVHFDPLALRPTEAMGKLEDWLSNFRAAAFEPGQPIDLHLDCSATHAPDLQTLADQNGLSPDALLERVTGSELAVDMLGFTPGFAYVEGLDPTLKAERLAVPRQRVAAGSVGLVSGQLGLYGLTGPGGWPIIGRLTETLFDPERAAPFLLEAGQVVRLHLVDV encoded by the coding sequence ATGCCAGCATTCCATCTATTTTTTCTGGGAGATGATGCGGTGGCGGTCCAGCCAGACGACCGGGCTCTGCGGCACCCGCTTGCAAAAGCGTTGCGGGACTCTGGCCAATGGGTCGATACGGTTCCCGGCAAGGAGGTGGTTTCAGTACATTTTGACCCGCTTGCCCTTCGCCCGACTGAGGCCATGGGCAAACTTGAAGACTGGCTTTCCAACTTCCGTGCGGCGGCTTTTGAACCCGGCCAGCCAATCGATCTGCATCTTGATTGCTCAGCAACTCATGCGCCGGACCTTCAGACACTGGCCGACCAAAATGGCCTGTCGCCAGATGCGTTGCTTGAGCGCGTGACCGGAAGCGAATTGGCTGTTGATATGCTCGGGTTCACGCCGGGCTTCGCTTATGTCGAGGGGCTTGATCCGACATTGAAAGCGGAGCGCCTTGCTGTGCCCCGGCAACGGGTCGCGGCTGGATCAGTGGGGCTCGTAAGCGGTCAGTTGGGATTGTACGGGCTGACGGGACCCGGGGGATGGCCCATCATTGGCCGGCTGACGGAAACGCTTTTCGACCCTGAACGAGCAGCTCCTTTCCTGCTCGAAGCAGGGCAGGTTGTGCGCCTTCATCTGGTGGACGTCTGA
- a CDS encoding biotin-dependent carboxyltransferase family protein, whose product MSFKVLKPGVQATLQAAPRSGTRQLGVPASGPADSLSMALANRLVGNPSDACAIEMPFGLVSLEASADCTIAFAGAPTVIELAGNKVPMHRTLNIRAGEAVSVGAVNVGARIYMAVSGGFLADDFLGSTSTCLPAMAGGLKGRALQAGDRLSAGESEPFSDELETPVNMIQAVTHAFALRCVDGPDADLIPGWETGQNYEATRRADRTGVEIAGSWLPLSDAGLKPSAPVFPGTVQLTPSGNAFVLLSDCQTTGGYPHVLQVIRADRHLLGQIRPGDRIHFLKRTPDEAATDLRRKTAYFREWLPDLSL is encoded by the coding sequence ATGTCCTTCAAGGTTCTGAAACCCGGCGTGCAGGCCACGCTACAGGCCGCACCCAGATCGGGGACGCGGCAATTGGGCGTGCCGGCATCCGGACCTGCCGACAGTCTTTCCATGGCACTTGCAAACCGGCTTGTGGGAAATCCCTCTGATGCGTGCGCAATCGAAATGCCTTTTGGGCTTGTTTCGCTGGAGGCCTCTGCCGATTGCACCATCGCCTTTGCGGGTGCGCCTACTGTAATTGAGCTCGCCGGCAACAAAGTGCCAATGCACCGGACACTTAACATCCGCGCTGGAGAGGCCGTCTCGGTTGGAGCGGTAAATGTCGGCGCCCGAATATATATGGCCGTCTCAGGTGGTTTTCTGGCGGACGATTTCCTGGGCAGTACATCAACCTGTTTGCCAGCGATGGCCGGCGGCCTGAAGGGCCGCGCTTTGCAGGCTGGCGACCGTCTCAGTGCAGGAGAGTCTGAGCCATTTTCTGATGAGCTGGAGACCCCGGTGAATATGATTCAGGCCGTCACGCACGCCTTTGCATTGCGGTGTGTTGACGGACCGGATGCCGATCTGATTCCAGGTTGGGAGACGGGGCAGAACTATGAGGCGACGCGGCGTGCCGACCGGACCGGGGTTGAAATTGCAGGCTCGTGGCTGCCTCTGTCAGATGCCGGCCTCAAACCGAGTGCGCCGGTATTTCCTGGCACCGTACAACTCACGCCGTCGGGCAATGCCTTTGTCCTTCTGTCCGATTGCCAGACAACGGGCGGTTATCCTCACGTCCTTCAGGTGATCCGGGCAGACCGTCATTTGCTGGGGCAAATCCGGCCGGGCGACCGCATTCACTTTTTGAAGCGGACACCAGACGAAGCGGCAACGGACCTGCGCCGCAAGACGGCGTATTTCCGGGAATGGTTGCCTGACTTATCGCTCTAA